The Candidatus Vesicomyosocius sp. SY067_SCS001 genome includes a window with the following:
- the coaD gene encoding pantetheine-phosphate adenylyltransferase, whose protein sequence is MKKIAIYPGSFDPITNGHVDLIKRASKLFDKIIIGVAQNSKKKAFLSINDRIDTITTALEDINNIRILSFDTLLVDFASLQNAQVILRGLRTISDFEYEYQLSGINKHLNPNIETLFITPTEQYANVSSSLIKEIIALKGDINVFVPASVKTLLKHRL, encoded by the coding sequence ATGAAAAAAATCGCAATTTATCCAGGCTCATTTGATCCAATTACTAATGGCCATGTTGATTTAATTAAACGAGCTAGTAAATTATTCGACAAGATTATCATTGGCGTTGCTCAAAATAGTAAAAAAAAAGCTTTTTTAAGTATTAATGATAGAATTGATACAATCACTACTGCACTTGAAGATATTAACAATATTAGAATATTAAGTTTTGACACATTATTAGTTGACTTTGCAAGTTTGCAAAACGCGCAAGTAATCTTACGTGGATTACGTACTATTAGCGATTTTGAATACGAATATCAACTCTCAGGTATTAATAAACATCTCAATCCTAACATTGAAACTCTATTTATCACCCCTACCGAGCAATACGCTAATGTTTCTTCTTCTTTAATAAAAGAAATTATAGCATTAAAAGGCGATATTAATGTTTTTGTACCTGCATCAGTAAAAACACTACTTAAACATCGCTTATAA
- a CDS encoding proline--tRNA ligase, which translates to MKTTKLLIPTQKEVPNDAKIISHQLMIRAGLISKLALGLYSYLPIGIRVLQKVENVIRQEMNKSGAQEILMPIVQPAELWQESGRWDKYGAELFRFTDRHQREFCLGPTHEEVITHLAMQYLRSYKQFPMNFYQIQTKFRDEIRPRFGVIRMREFIMKDAYSFHLDEASLQETYEVMYKAYCNIFDRLGLDYRTVLADSGSIGGNISHEFHVLADSGEDTICFSDESDYAANIEKVTFSKQEKTCQSTMIESKVLTKEKTSIEDVSKFLNVKEVNCVKILIIKTKDGFKALALRGDHELNEIKIHNLFGDFEFSTNNEIKNLGLKKGFIGINNLDIDLIVDYSASVLCDFVCGANECDYHLIGANWQGIKFINADLRNAVDGDYSPDGKGKLMIKRGIEVGHIFQLGTKYSSVMKANVIGKSGKAVTTTMGCYGIGVTRIIAAFIEQNHDDKGIVFSQAIAPFQIVIVPINYNKSTRVKALADKLYQQFIKASIDVLLDDRKEHVGIMFADSELLGIPHRMVISDTHADNGNVEYKARNKINKIEVKFDDALSFIQSKMM; encoded by the coding sequence ATGAAAACAACGAAGCTTTTAATCCCGACTCAAAAAGAAGTGCCTAATGATGCAAAAATTATATCGCATCAATTAATGATTCGTGCAGGACTTATTTCTAAATTAGCATTGGGCTTGTATTCATATTTACCAATAGGGATAAGAGTATTACAAAAAGTTGAGAATGTTATTCGACAAGAAATGAATAAATCAGGTGCTCAAGAGATATTAATGCCAATTGTGCAACCAGCAGAGCTTTGGCAAGAATCTGGTAGGTGGGATAAATATGGTGCTGAATTATTTCGTTTTACCGATCGTCACCAACGTGAATTTTGTTTGGGACCAACACACGAAGAAGTGATTACGCATTTGGCAATGCAATATTTGCGTAGTTATAAGCAATTTCCAATGAATTTTTATCAAATTCAAACTAAATTTAGAGATGAAATTCGTCCTCGTTTTGGAGTAATTCGTATGCGTGAATTTATCATGAAAGATGCGTATTCATTTCATCTTGACGAGGCCTCTTTACAAGAAACTTATGAGGTTATGTATAAAGCTTATTGTAATATTTTTGATCGGTTAGGCCTTGATTATCGTACAGTTTTGGCAGATTCTGGCTCAATTGGGGGGAATATTTCACATGAATTTCATGTATTGGCAGACAGCGGAGAGGATACTATTTGTTTTTCAGATGAGTCAGATTATGCAGCTAATATTGAAAAAGTAACTTTTTCTAAACAAGAAAAAACTTGTCAGTCTACAATGATTGAATCAAAAGTTCTAACTAAGGAAAAAACTAGTATTGAAGATGTTTCTAAGTTTTTGAATGTTAAAGAGGTAAATTGCGTTAAAATTTTGATTATTAAAACTAAAGATGGCTTTAAGGCCTTAGCGTTACGTGGTGATCATGAGTTAAATGAAATTAAGATACATAATTTATTTGGTGATTTTGAATTTTCAACAAATAATGAAATTAAGAATTTAGGCTTAAAGAAAGGCTTTATAGGTATTAATAATTTAGATATTGATTTGATTGTTGATTATTCAGCTAGTGTGTTGTGTGATTTTGTTTGTGGTGCAAACGAGTGTGATTATCATCTAATAGGTGCTAATTGGCAAGGTATTAAATTTATTAATGCTGATTTACGTAATGCTGTAGATGGGGATTATTCTCCAGATGGAAAAGGAAAGTTGATGATTAAGCGTGGTATTGAGGTAGGACATATTTTCCAGCTAGGTACTAAGTATTCTAGTGTTATGAAAGCTAATGTTATTGGTAAATCTGGTAAAGCAGTCACAACCACAATGGGATGTTATGGTATTGGTGTAACTCGTATTATTGCAGCTTTTATTGAACAAAATCATGACGATAAAGGGATTGTTTTCTCTCAAGCGATTGCACCTTTTCAAATTGTTATTGTACCGATTAATTATAATAAATCTACTCGTGTAAAAGCCTTGGCTGATAAGCTTTATCAGCAGTTTATTAAGGCAAGTATTGATGTTTTGTTGGATGATAGAAAAGAGCATGTTGGTATTATGTTTGCTGATTCTGAATTACTTGGTATCCCACACAGAATGGTGATTAGTGATACTCATGCTGACAATGGAAATGTGGAATATAAAGCTAGAAATAAGATAAATAAAATAGAAGTAAAATTTGATGATGCTTTGTCATTTATTCAATCTAAGATGATGTAA
- the asd gene encoding archaetidylserine decarboxylase (Phosphatidylserine decarboxylase is synthesized as a single chain precursor. Generation of the pyruvoyl active site from a Ser is coupled to cleavage of a Gly-Ser bond between the larger (beta) and smaller (alpha chains). It is an integral membrane protein.) produces MIWWQYVIPQHWLSKLMFYFARIKNSWFKNSFITWFVKYYQVNLSEAVRENIKDYQSFNDFFTRELKPDARKIAESLIICPVDGRVSKVGNINNTQIIQAKNHRYNVEQLLCNDIRSVEFKVGFFATIYLSPKDYHRIHMPYDGKLISMSYILGDLFSVNQVTTENIDGLFARNERVVCYFETKFGLCAFILVGAIFVGSMETVWHGQINPPFQKRIQHFSYLNQAIELKKGEEMGRFNMGSTVIMLMSNQINKFILKETEIVKMGQALI; encoded by the coding sequence ATGATTTGGTGGCAATATGTTATTCCTCAGCATTGGCTATCAAAGTTAATGTTTTATTTTGCACGCATTAAAAATAGTTGGTTCAAAAATAGCTTTATTACTTGGTTTGTTAAGTATTATCAGGTCAATCTATCCGAAGCAGTACGTGAAAATATTAAAGATTATCAGAGTTTTAATGATTTTTTTACCAGAGAATTAAAACCAGATGCTAGAAAGATTGCTGAAAGTTTGATTATTTGCCCTGTTGATGGTAGAGTATCGAAGGTTGGAAATATTAATAACACTCAGATTATCCAGGCTAAAAATCATAGATATAATGTTGAACAATTATTGTGTAATGATATTAGAAGTGTTGAGTTTAAAGTAGGATTTTTTGCTACTATTTATTTATCTCCTAAAGACTATCATCGTATTCATATGCCTTATGATGGCAAATTAATTTCAATGAGCTATATTTTAGGTGATTTGTTTTCAGTGAATCAAGTTACTACTGAAAATATAGATGGATTATTCGCTAGGAATGAACGTGTTGTATGTTATTTTGAGACTAAATTTGGTTTGTGTGCATTTATTTTAGTAGGTGCTATTTTTGTAGGTTCAATGGAAACTGTTTGGCATGGTCAAATTAATCCACCTTTCCAAAAACGGATACAGCATTTTTCTTATTTAAATCAAGCTATTGAACTTAAAAAAGGCGAAGAAATGGGTCGGTTTAATATGGGTTCAACTGTAATTATGTTGATGTCAAACCAAATTAATAAATTTATTTTAAAAGAAACTGAAATAGTTAAAATGGGACAGGCTCTAATTTAG
- the dnaJ gene encoding molecular chaperone DnaJ translates to MSQRDFYEILGIAKNTDVKQIKKAYKRLAMKHHPDRVKDNKELAEKKFKEIQKAYAILSDTQKRQAYDQFGHAGINGNANATSGASFSSSGFGDIFGDIFGGGSQQSNNRGSDLRYDLEIDLKEAAQGTTVKIRIPKNETCDTCSGTGAKPGTNVKTCLTCGGAGQIQIQQGFFAVQRPCSTCSGTGQRIESTCSNCHGKGVVHKQKTLSVKIPAGVDTGNRIRLSGEGEAGVRSGLSGDLYVQIHVKKHAIFERQDSDLYCEVPIDFATAVLGGQVEVPTLDNKLNIKVPAGTQTGKLFRLRNKGITHLQHGGSGDVICKVKLETPINLSKKQQDLLQKFSNSCGKKHHPESNSFFGKMKSFFE, encoded by the coding sequence ATGTCACAAAGAGATTTTTACGAAATACTAGGTATTGCAAAAAATACAGACGTTAAGCAAATTAAAAAAGCTTATAAACGCTTAGCAATGAAACACCATCCTGATCGAGTTAAAGATAACAAAGAGTTAGCTGAAAAAAAATTTAAAGAAATTCAAAAAGCATACGCTATTTTATCTGATACCCAAAAACGTCAAGCATATGATCAATTTGGACATGCTGGTATTAATGGTAATGCAAACGCCACTAGTGGCGCATCATTCAGTAGCAGCGGATTTGGAGATATTTTTGGAGATATTTTTGGTGGTGGTTCTCAACAGTCAAATAATCGTGGATCAGATTTACGTTATGATTTAGAAATCGATTTAAAAGAGGCAGCACAAGGTACTACTGTTAAAATTCGTATTCCAAAAAATGAAACTTGCGATACTTGCTCAGGTACTGGTGCAAAACCTGGCACTAATGTTAAAACATGCTTAACTTGTGGTGGTGCAGGACAAATACAAATACAACAAGGATTTTTTGCCGTTCAACGTCCTTGTAGTACTTGTTCTGGTACAGGTCAAAGAATCGAATCAACTTGTAGTAATTGCCATGGAAAAGGTGTAGTACATAAACAAAAAACACTATCTGTCAAAATACCTGCAGGGGTAGATACAGGTAATCGAATTCGTTTAAGCGGCGAAGGTGAGGCGGGTGTTAGAAGTGGTCTTAGTGGTGATTTATACGTACAAATTCATGTTAAAAAACACGCTATTTTTGAACGCCAAGATAGTGATTTATATTGCGAAGTACCTATTGACTTTGCAACTGCGGTATTAGGAGGACAAGTTGAGGTCCCTACACTTGACAATAAATTAAACATAAAAGTCCCAGCAGGTACACAAACTGGAAAACTATTTCGATTACGTAATAAAGGAATCACCCATCTTCAACATGGTGGTTCTGGCGATGTTATCTGTAAAGTTAAGCTTGAAACACCTATCAATCTTAGCAAAAAACAACAAGACTTACTACAAAAATTTTCAAACTCATGTGGTAAAAAACATCACCCTGAATCAAACTCTTTCTTTGGTAAAATGAAATCATTTTTTGAATAA
- the eno gene encoding phosphopyruvate hydratase, translating into MEIKQIRAREVIDSRGNPTVEADVILNDGTIGSAMVPSGASTGQKEALELRDEDKSRYLGKGVLKAVKFVNTEICDTLIGFDIDNLSKIDQAMIDLDGTKTKSRLGANTILSVSLAAAHANANRQHKPLYASLNQVVNYKLPVPMMNIINGGEHANNNIDIQEFMIIPVGAPSFKEALRYGIEVFHHLKSILEIKGMSTTVGDEGGFAPNLASNEDAIKIILKAINNAGYKSGKDIFIGIDAASSEFYDNNNKTYNLISENKSFNSEEFVNYLAKWVENYPIISIEDGMDENDWNGWDLLTKKLGDKVQLVGDDLYVTNSKILKQGIERNIANSILIKVNQIGTLTETFATIKVAMNARYTSVMSHRSGETEDTTIADLAVAYTCSQIKTGSLSRSDRLAKYNRLLRIEEELGTQAVYPGLNAFNHLN; encoded by the coding sequence ATGGAAATTAAACAAATTAGAGCAAGAGAAGTTATCGATTCTAGAGGCAATCCAACCGTTGAAGCGGATGTTATTCTTAATGACGGTACAATCGGTAGTGCAATGGTTCCATCTGGAGCATCAACGGGTCAAAAAGAAGCACTAGAATTACGTGATGAAGATAAATCACGTTACCTAGGTAAAGGAGTTTTAAAAGCTGTTAAATTTGTCAATACAGAGATTTGTGATACCTTAATTGGTTTTGATATTGATAATTTAAGCAAGATTGACCAGGCAATGATTGATTTAGATGGCACTAAAACCAAATCAAGATTAGGTGCAAATACCATTTTATCGGTTTCATTAGCAGCAGCTCATGCTAACGCTAATAGACAACATAAACCATTATATGCATCACTAAACCAAGTAGTAAACTACAAACTTCCTGTGCCTATGATGAATATTATTAATGGTGGAGAACATGCTAATAATAATATTGATATCCAGGAATTTATGATTATTCCTGTAGGTGCACCAAGTTTTAAGGAAGCACTACGCTATGGTATTGAGGTGTTCCACCATTTAAAATCAATATTAGAAATTAAAGGCATGAGTACCACTGTAGGTGATGAAGGTGGTTTCGCCCCTAATTTAGCTTCAAATGAAGATGCTATTAAAATTATTTTAAAAGCAATTAATAATGCAGGATATAAATCAGGTAAAGATATTTTTATCGGTATTGATGCAGCAAGTTCAGAATTTTATGATAATAATAACAAAACTTACAATCTAATATCTGAAAATAAATCATTCAACTCTGAAGAATTTGTTAATTATTTAGCAAAATGGGTAGAAAACTATCCAATTATTTCAATTGAAGACGGTATGGATGAAAATGATTGGAATGGCTGGGACTTATTAACTAAGAAACTCGGTGATAAAGTTCAATTAGTTGGTGATGACTTATATGTAACCAATAGTAAGATCTTAAAACAAGGTATTGAGAGAAATATTGCCAATTCTATTTTAATTAAAGTAAATCAGATTGGCACACTAACTGAAACATTTGCAACCATAAAAGTAGCAATGAATGCTCGCTACACCTCAGTTATGTCACACAGATCTGGTGAAACTGAGGATACCACCATTGCTGACTTAGCAGTAGCTTATACTTGTAGTCAAATCAAAACTGGCTCTCTTTCTCGCTCAGATCGGTTAGCAAAATACAACCGACTTCTTCGTATTGAAGAAGAATTAGGAACACAAGCAGTTTATCCAGGACTAAATGCTTTTAATCATTTAAATTAA
- the ppa gene encoding inorganic diphosphatase, whose product MQNSLKPVSAGNIPDEVNVIIEIPANSSPIKYEIDKETGAMFVDRFISTPMFYPCNYGFVPETLSDDGDPTDILVITPYPLIHDSVIKARPIGILYMTDEAGKDSKILAVPIDKLCKSYHDIKCINDVGITLKKQIEHFFTYYKDLEEGKWVKIDGWGNSIKAKKELQASFNYYYQ is encoded by the coding sequence ATGCAAAATAGTTTAAAACCAGTTTCAGCAGGTAATATTCCTGATGAAGTAAATGTTATTATTGAGATTCCAGCAAATTCATCACCCATTAAGTATGAAATTGATAAAGAGACAGGTGCAATGTTTGTAGATCGTTTCATTTCAACACCTATGTTCTACCCTTGTAATTATGGTTTTGTACCAGAAACATTATCAGATGATGGTGACCCAACTGATATTTTAGTAATTACACCTTATCCATTAATTCATGATAGTGTCATTAAAGCACGCCCAATTGGAATTTTATATATGACTGATGAAGCAGGAAAAGATTCAAAAATATTAGCCGTGCCTATTGATAAATTATGCAAATCTTATCATGATATTAAATGTATTAATGATGTAGGCATTACTCTTAAAAAACAAATTGAACATTTCTTTACTTACTACAAAGATCTTGAAGAAGGGAAATGGGTGAAAATTGATGGTTGGGGTAATTCTATTAAAGCCAAAAAAGAGCTTCAAGCTTCTTTTAACTATTACTATCAATAA
- a CDS encoding HlyC/CorC family transporter, with the protein MESLSTFWLSIILFGLILSSAFFSSTETSMMAINRYRLKVLSRNNKNAKRTEHLLNNLDSLIGTILLGNNLVNIFASSITTILAIKLWGEGSIVLTSLTLTFIILVFAETTPKTFAAKNPEKIALPVSIIIESLIKIFKPFVWIIAQLSKIILTIFSIQSETNNNLVSSEELKMVVSDAKPVIASNYQKMLLNIIDLEKVKVEDIMIPRHELISIDINKPDKILKQLQRIQHTRLITYDTSSDNITGVLHMRDIVNLYAKGKFSIDNALALIHKPYFVPEGTSLAQQLAHFQQQKRRLGLIVDEYGEVRGMIVLEDILEEIVGQFTSNQNESIDEITKQKDGSYLVDPRINIRELNNLLRLNLSVTNAKTLNGLILETLQSIPKRDVSLKINNILIEIIQISNQTIKLVKITKLEPVPF; encoded by the coding sequence TTGGAATCACTCTCAACTTTTTGGCTTAGTATTATACTTTTTGGATTGATACTAAGTTCTGCATTTTTCTCTAGTACTGAAACATCAATGATGGCAATTAATCGCTATCGACTTAAAGTCTTAAGTAGAAACAATAAAAACGCAAAACGTACCGAACATTTACTTAATAACTTAGACAGTCTAATTGGAACAATCCTATTAGGAAATAACTTAGTTAATATTTTTGCCTCTAGTATTACTACAATACTAGCCATTAAACTATGGGGCGAAGGCTCAATTGTATTAACCTCTTTAACATTAACTTTTATTATCTTAGTTTTTGCAGAAACAACACCAAAAACATTTGCCGCTAAAAACCCTGAAAAAATTGCTTTACCAGTTTCCATTATCATTGAGTCGTTAATCAAAATATTTAAACCTTTTGTTTGGATAATTGCTCAATTATCCAAAATAATATTGACAATATTTAGTATACAAAGTGAAACAAACAATAATCTTGTTAGCTCAGAAGAGTTAAAAATGGTGGTTAGCGATGCTAAACCTGTTATTGCTTCTAATTATCAAAAAATGTTACTAAATATTATTGACCTAGAAAAAGTTAAAGTCGAAGATATTATGATTCCTAGACACGAGTTAATTAGTATTGATATTAACAAACCTGATAAAATTTTAAAACAATTACAACGTATACAACATACTAGGCTTATCACTTACGACACATCAAGTGACAATATTACTGGTGTATTGCATATGCGCGATATTGTAAATCTATATGCTAAGGGCAAATTCAGTATTGACAATGCGTTAGCATTGATTCACAAGCCTTATTTTGTACCAGAAGGGACTAGCCTTGCTCAACAATTGGCACATTTTCAACAACAAAAAAGACGACTAGGTTTAATTGTAGATGAATATGGAGAGGTACGTGGCATGATCGTATTGGAAGATATTTTAGAAGAAATTGTAGGACAGTTCACTTCAAACCAAAATGAGAGTATTGATGAAATTACCAAACAGAAAGATGGTAGTTACTTAGTTGATCCTAGAATTAATATACGAGAGTTAAATAATTTATTACGATTAAACTTATCCGTTACTAACGCAAAAACCTTAAATGGCTTAATTTTAGAAACATTACAAAGCATTCCAAAACGTGATGTTAGTTTAAAAATTAACAACATACTAATTGAAATTATACAAATTTCTAACCAAACTATTAAATTAGTTAAAATAACTAAATTAGAGCCTGTCCCATTTTAA
- the rsmD gene encoding 16S rRNA (guanine(966)-N(2))-methyltransferase RsmD translates to MVGVILLKPKKSFKLLLTITINNFFQIGSGKYRGKKINFPYSPVLRPTLGRIRETLFNWIQFESYNKTYLDLFTGSGALSFEALSRGAKQVISFEKDYYTYQNLQKNKALLKTNKINIFNQDALNFLSHKSTQTFDFIFLDPPFNKNYLPKTLKALINGNYITLNTKIYIESEFKISENIVAKWLSTNIQINKQNHAGKVHYCLITLL, encoded by the coding sequence ATGGTTGGGGTAATTCTATTAAAGCCAAAAAAGAGCTTCAAGCTTCTTTTAACTATTACTATCAATAATTTTTTCCAAATTGGATCAGGTAAATATCGAGGTAAAAAAATTAATTTTCCTTACTCTCCTGTTTTAAGACCCACATTAGGAAGGATACGAGAAACCTTATTTAATTGGATTCAATTCGAGTCATACAACAAAACCTATTTGGATTTATTTACTGGTAGTGGTGCGTTAAGTTTTGAAGCATTATCACGTGGAGCTAAACAAGTTATTAGCTTTGAAAAAGACTACTACACATATCAAAATTTACAGAAAAATAAAGCACTATTAAAAACAAATAAAATAAATATTTTTAATCAAGATGCACTAAACTTCTTATCCCATAAAAGCACACAAACCTTTGATTTTATTTTTTTAGACCCTCCTTTTAATAAAAATTATCTACCAAAAACCTTAAAAGCGCTTATAAATGGTAATTATATTACCTTAAATACGAAAATCTATATAGAATCTGAATTTAAAATTTCAGAAAATATAGTGGCCAAATGGTTATCAACAAATATTCAAATTAATAAACAAAACCACGCAGGGAAAGTACACTATTGCTTAATAACTTTATTATAA
- the dnaK gene encoding molecular chaperone DnaK has protein sequence MSKIIGIDLGTTNSCVAIMDSGSVKIIENSEGDRTTPSIIAYPKDSEEVLVGQAAKRQAVTNPENTLYAIKRLIGRRFEEDAVQKDIDLVPYKIVKADNGDAWVKVKNKKMAAPEISAKVIGKMKKTAEDYLGEEVTEAVITVPAYFNDSQRQATKDAGKIAGLNVKRIINEPTAAALAYGVDKVKGDKTVVVYDLGGGTFDVSIIEMEDIDGEKHFEVLSTNGDTFLGGEDFDQRMIGYLVDEFKKEQGVDLTNDPMALQRLKEAAEKAKIELSSSEQTEVNLPYVTADASGPKHLNIKITRAKLESLVEDLLKRTIEPCKTALKDADLSTGDIDEVILVGGQTRMPKVTKMVQNFFDKEPKKDVNPDEAVAMGAAIQAGVLGGDVKDVLLLDVTPLSLGIETMGGVMTKLIEKNTTIPTNASQIFSTAADNQSAVTVHVLQGEREVSSANKSLGQFNLEGINSAPKGQPQIEVTLDIDSDGILNVSAKDKNTGKKQSITIKASSGLSDEEVEKMVKDAEAHADEDQKFQKLVTSKNMADALIHSTKQTLNELKDEISTDEKSVIETSITDLEKVIKGNDKEAIDLKVKTLSEKAQLLAEKTQTKAGVKNTPQEEKNADDVVDADFEEVKDDK, from the coding sequence ATGTCAAAGATTATCGGTATTGACTTAGGTACAACTAATTCATGTGTAGCTATTATGGATAGTGGAAGCGTTAAAATTATTGAAAATTCTGAGGGTGATCGTACCACTCCATCTATTATTGCTTATCCTAAAGATTCTGAAGAGGTTCTAGTTGGTCAAGCAGCAAAACGTCAAGCAGTTACCAATCCTGAAAATACACTATACGCAATTAAGCGTTTAATTGGTCGTCGTTTTGAAGAAGATGCTGTACAAAAAGACATTGATCTCGTACCTTATAAAATTGTTAAAGCTGATAACGGTGATGCTTGGGTTAAAGTTAAAAACAAAAAAATGGCTGCTCCTGAAATTTCAGCAAAAGTCATTGGTAAGATGAAAAAGACTGCTGAAGATTATTTAGGAGAAGAAGTAACCGAAGCAGTTATAACAGTTCCTGCTTACTTTAACGACTCACAACGTCAAGCAACCAAAGATGCTGGTAAGATTGCAGGTCTTAATGTTAAACGCATTATCAATGAACCAACTGCAGCAGCTTTAGCTTATGGTGTTGACAAAGTAAAAGGTGATAAAACCGTTGTTGTATATGACTTAGGTGGTGGTACATTTGACGTTTCTATTATTGAAATGGAAGATATTGATGGTGAAAAACACTTTGAAGTACTTTCTACTAATGGTGATACTTTCTTAGGTGGCGAAGATTTTGATCAACGCATGATTGGCTATTTAGTAGATGAGTTTAAAAAAGAACAAGGTGTTGATCTAACCAATGATCCTATGGCACTGCAACGTCTAAAAGAAGCAGCTGAAAAAGCTAAAATTGAGCTATCTTCTTCCGAACAAACTGAGGTCAATTTACCTTACGTAACTGCAGATGCTTCAGGCCCTAAACATCTTAATATTAAAATCACTCGTGCTAAATTAGAATCATTGGTTGAGGACTTGCTTAAACGTACTATTGAGCCATGTAAAACTGCACTTAAAGATGCAGATTTATCTACAGGTGATATTGACGAAGTTATCTTAGTAGGTGGTCAAACACGTATGCCTAAAGTCACAAAAATGGTACAAAACTTCTTTGATAAAGAACCTAAAAAAGATGTTAATCCTGATGAAGCAGTAGCTATGGGGGCTGCCATTCAAGCAGGCGTATTAGGTGGTGATGTTAAAGATGTATTATTGCTAGATGTAACACCATTATCTTTAGGTATTGAGACAATGGGTGGAGTTATGACTAAATTAATTGAAAAGAATACAACCATTCCTACTAATGCATCACAAATTTTCTCGACAGCAGCTGATAATCAATCTGCTGTAACCGTACATGTATTACAGGGTGAACGTGAAGTATCAAGTGCCAATAAATCATTAGGTCAATTTAACTTAGAAGGGATTAATTCAGCCCCTAAAGGTCAGCCTCAAATTGAAGTAACACTTGATATTGATTCTGATGGTATTTTAAATGTATCTGCAAAAGATAAGAATACCGGTAAAAAGCAATCAATTACGATTAAAGCATCATCTGGATTGAGCGATGAAGAAGTCGAAAAAATGGTTAAAGATGCTGAAGCTCATGCTGATGAGGATCAAAAGTTCCAAAAACTAGTAACCAGCAAGAACATGGCGGATGCTTTGATACATTCAACCAAACAAACTTTAAATGAACTCAAAGATGAGATCTCTACTGATGAAAAATCAGTGATTGAAACATCTATTACAGATCTTGAAAAAGTCATTAAAGGTAATGATAAAGAAGCTATTGATCTTAAAGTTAAAACATTAAGTGAAAAAGCACAACTATTAGCTGAAAAAACACAGACTAAAGCAGGTGTTAAAAACACTCCTCAAGAAGAGAAAAATGCTGATGATGTAGTTGATGCTGATTTTGAAGAGGTTAAAGACGATAAATAA